The sequence below is a genomic window from Bacteroidales bacterium.
GACCTACCGCCCCGCCCGCTGGTTTGCCGTGGCGCTTAGCTATTCATTTATCCACAGCAAGTTCAATACTTTTGGCGCCGCCATACACTTAGCGCCCAAAAGCGGTATCAGCTTCTTCCTGTCCAGCGATTATATTGTATATCATGTTTCTCCACAATATATTCCCGTCACCACGAAAGGTATTAATTTAAACTTCGGGTTAAATATCCCTATCGGGAAAAGAAGAATTCCTGAAGTCATGAATCAATAATTTCGATCAGTTATACGAAAAATACCCTCAACGAATTGAGGGTTTTTTTTTACATGCCTCTTCAACAAAAAAAAGTACACCAGAGTTGCATATCTAAAAACATAGTTTATATTTGTGGATGAGAAATAATAACTTTTATCCATTTAACACCCTGACATAATGAAAAAAATGTATTGGCTTTTATTAGGTTTTGTACTGGTCACCCAAATATCTGCACAAAAGTATGACCCGAATGCGATTGTACCGACAGACCCGGGAGTAAAAATCGGAAAGTTGGATAATGGACTCACTTATTACATAAGGAAAAACAACAAGCCGGAAAACAGGGCCGATATGTATATACTCCACCATGTCGGAGCTATACTGGAAGAAGACAGTCAGAACGGGCTGGCGCATTTTACCGAACATATGGCATTTAAGGGAACCACCCACTTTCCGGGAGATGCCATCACCAAATATTGTGAGAAAAACGGGATCAAATTCGGTGCCAACCTGAATGCATATACCAGCATAGACAGAACTTGCTACATGCTTTCTTCCATACCGCTGGAAAGGGAATCTTTGATCGACAGTTTGTTATTGATCTTACATGACTGGTCGGGGGAGTTTTTATTCAAACCGGAGATGTTGGAAATAGAACGCGGAGTGATCAGGGAAGAATGGCGTACCTACGGAGGTTCGGGGTTCCGGATCAGCGAGCAGTTAAGGCCTGTGATATACAATCATTCACAATATGCCAAACGCAATGTCATTGGGGATATCAATGTGTTGAATACATTTAAAATGAATGACATACTCGATTTCTACCATAAATGGTACCGTCCGGACTTACAGGCATTGATCCTGATCGGTGACTTCGATCCGGACCAGATGGAAGAAAAGGTAAAAAAATTGTTCAAAAACCGTCCGAAGCCCCAAAATTCTATTCAGTTACCTGAATATGAAATACCGGATAATGACGGCATATTGATCGGCAGTGCGACGGATCCTGAAGCTGGAAATTTGAGTATCAGCCTGATGTATAAACATGAGGGAACAAGACCCGAAAACAGGGATAAGCAAAAATTCATGTGGGACAATAGGGTTACAAGACTTATCAATACCATGCTTTCATCCAGGATGGATGAGTTATATCTAAAAGATAACCAACCCTTTGCAAGCATTTATGGTGGTTATTATTCTTGGCTCGCTAATAAAGATGTTTTCTCGGCATCTGTACGGCCCAAAAACAACCAGGCTCCTCAAGCATTTAAAGTGCTGCTGACTGAACTTGAACGGGTAAAGCGTTACGGTTTTAACGAATCGGAACTGGAGCGTGCCAAAGCAACGATACTC
It includes:
- a CDS encoding insulinase family protein, whose protein sequence is MKKMYWLLLGFVLVTQISAQKYDPNAIVPTDPGVKIGKLDNGLTYYIRKNNKPENRADMYILHHVGAILEEDSQNGLAHFTEHMAFKGTTHFPGDAITKYCEKNGIKFGANLNAYTSIDRTCYMLSSIPLERESLIDSLLLILHDWSGEFLFKPEMLEIERGVIREEWRTYGGSGFRISEQLRPVIYNHSQYAKRNVIGDINVLNTFKMNDILDFYHKWYRPDLQALILIGDFDPDQMEEKVKKLFKNRPKPQNSIQLPEYEIPDNDGILIGSATDPEAGNLSISLMYKHEGTRPENRDKQKFMWDNRVTRLINTMLSSRMDELYLKDNQPFASIYGGYYSWLANKDVFSASVRPKNNQAPQAFKVLLTELERVKRYGFNESELERAKATILNGEQRAYNERNNRDNGAFLNLYISHFTGNNSIPSVEYTYNFTQNVLPMITLEEINRKAQNFFPDKNIIVTQSVSDKDKDQMLTEDMIKKMLADIKKENIEPYKDEMSGKQLMEQLPQKGKIIKTKTLKKPFNAVEWTLSNGAKVVIYPTTHKEDQIILSAYSWGGSSLISDQDYQSSRYATSIPSLSGIGDFSFTDLNKLLAGKSAYANL